A stretch of DNA from Anaerobranca gottschalkii DSM 13577:
TTGCAAGTTTAATTGGATTTGCTTTAACCTTTGCTATAACTAAATCTATAAGTAACTTAGTTAATGATGTAGAAATAATTAGTACCGGTGATTTTACAGTAAAAACCCAAGCAAAATCCAAAGATGAAATCGGAGTATTAGGAAAAGCTATAAATTCTATGACTGAGCAATTAAGTAGTTTGCTAAAAGATATCCAAAGAGTTTCCTCGGAATTAGCTTTAGCTTCAGAAACACTAGCTGCCAATACCGAAGAAACTACTGCCTCTACCAATGAAGTAGCAAGGGCTGCCGATGAAATTGCTAAAGGAGCTCAAGAACAGGCTAAAGATGTAGAAAATGGTTCTGAAATGGTGAAAAAATTAGAAGAAAAATTAGTCGAGTTAAATCAAAGTTCAGGAGAAATCTTAAATTTAACTCATGATGTTGAGAAGGCTAATGAATCAGGTAGTAATGCCGTGGCAAAACTTGTTAAAGCAAACTTAGAAAATAATCAAGCGACGGAAAGTATAGCAAAAACTATTTCAGACTTAAATGAAAAGACTAAATCTATTGGTGGTATACTAGAAACTATCAGCAATATCTCGAACCAAACTAACCTATTGGCATTAAATGCAGCAATAGAAGCAGCTAGGGCGGGAGAAGCTGGTCGAGGATTTGCCGTTGTGGCAGATGAAATAAGGAAGTTAGCAGAACAAGCTAACAATTCTACAGAAGAAATAGCAAAAATTATAACAGAGATCCAAAATGAAAGTCTTAGATCTGTAGAGATTATGGAAAAAACTAAAGAACAATCTAAAGTCCAAACAATGGCCGTTGAAGATGTAGATACTGCGTTTTCAAATATCAATGGTTCTGTTCAAAATATAATTGGAAAGATCCATTCAATAACGAGATATGTTGAACAGATGGCTCAAGATGGTAAGGAAATTGTCGATGTAATGCAAAGGGTAGCAGCAGTTTCTGAAGAAACGGCAGCTTCATCTGAAGAAGTAACAGCTTCTATGCAGCAAACAGCAATGGTAGCAGAGGAAGTTGCTAAAGCAGCAGAGCAACTTAATACTCTGTCAGAAAAACTTAATAATGAGCTAAACAAGTTCAAAATAAGTTAAAATTATGCCTCCTTGAAAAAGGGGGCTTTTTATTTGAAT
This window harbors:
- a CDS encoding methyl-accepting chemotaxis protein is translated as MSLKWKIVAIIVVLIILPIVFLGITNYRQTTELFLNDFKLTASQIMEESKEGVDIYLQSLERALLSMTKLEGVQRGTESLQRIDELYTTLQAFQNTYPNVSHVYLGTPEKEFYIYPQVNLPEGYDPTTRPWYTGAVTNRGLYWTEPYLSADGSGFVVSLATPLYNTYNNNEFVGVLTFDINLRDLQQMISEISIGETGTAVLLSGTGVVMSHPVPELIGEVLPIPDLLEEVMSNIEGGMDFQFNGEERFAVYNTIERTGWKLIGSPLYEEIYSNVSFILRNILINGFIALIIASLIGFALTFAITKSISNLVNDVEIISTGDFTVKTQAKSKDEIGVLGKAINSMTEQLSSLLKDIQRVSSELALASETLAANTEETTASTNEVARAADEIAKGAQEQAKDVENGSEMVKKLEEKLVELNQSSGEILNLTHDVEKANESGSNAVAKLVKANLENNQATESIAKTISDLNEKTKSIGGILETISNISNQTNLLALNAAIEAARAGEAGRGFAVVADEIRKLAEQANNSTEEIAKIITEIQNESLRSVEIMEKTKEQSKVQTMAVEDVDTAFSNINGSVQNIIGKIHSITRYVEQMAQDGKEIVDVMQRVAAVSEETAASSEEVTASMQQTAMVAEEVAKAAEQLNTLSEKLNNELNKFKIS